From the genome of Spinacia oleracea cultivar Varoflay chromosome 2, BTI_SOV_V1, whole genome shotgun sequence, one region includes:
- the LOC110798743 gene encoding casein kinase 1-like protein 3 encodes MDRIVGHKYKLGRKIGSGSFGEIFVATHIDTFEIVAVKLENTKTKHPQLLYEAKVYNILQGGSGIPRVKWSGVDAEDNILIIDLLGPSLEDLFVYCGRKFSLKTTLMLADQMITRIEYVHSKGFLHRDIKPDNFLMGLGRKANQVYIIDFGLAKRYRESTTNRHIPYRENKNLTGTARYASCNTHLGIEQSRRDDLESLGYVLLYFLRGSLPWQGLKAATKKQKYDKICEKKLATPIEVLCKSHPVEFASYLHYCHSLTFDQRPDYGFLKRLFRELFAREGYAFDYIFDWTIMKYQQVQKSRNQSSPAPGGSSSQAVPMDMDKNQGGQYAINAHGVADRIRAVNAASDARMNSSLAVEKNRSSESMAYRDLPSTSFPSREVLRKDVEERVRRAEATNSNQDGSKTGPSSRWISPLMRISSSK; translated from the exons aTGGATCGGATCGTAGGACACAAGTATAAGCTCGGTCGTAAGATCGGCAGTGGTTCCTTCGGTGAAATCTTCGTCG CTACTCATATTGATACCTTCGAGATTGTTGCTGTGAAGCTC GAAAATACCAAGACAAAGCACCCACAATTACTGTATGAGGCGAAGGTATACAACATTCTTCAAGGAGGAA GTGGAATTCCGAGGGTGAAGTGGTCCGGGGTGGATGCAGAAGATAATATCCTCATTATTGACTTGTTGGGGCCTAGTCTCGAGGATCTCTTTGTATACTGCGGGAGAAAGTTTTCGTTGAAGACAACCCTAATGTTGGCTGATCAAATG ATTACAAGAATAGAATATGTTCATTCGAAAGGCTTTTTACATCGAGATATTAAACCTGATAACTTCCTCATGGGTCTTGGTCGAAAAGCTAATCAG GTTTACATTATCGATTTCGGACTTGCAAAAAGATATCGCGAATCAACCACAAATCGACATATTCCATACAG GGAGAACAAGAATCTGACAGGGACTGCACGCTATGCTAGTTGCAACACTCATCTTGGCATCG AGCAAAGCCGGCGTGATGATTTGGAGTCACTTGGATATGTTCTCCTTTATTTTTTGAGAGGAAG CCTACCCTGGCAAGGTCTTAAAGCCGCTACCAAGAAGCAAAAATATGACAAAATATGTGAGAAGAAGTTAGCTACTCCAATCGAG GTCTTATGCAAATCACATCCTGTTGAGTTCGCCTCATACTTGCATTATTGCCACTCATTGACATTTGATCAGCGGCCTGATTATGGATTCTTGAAGCGCTTGTTCCGTGAACTATTTGCCCGTGAAG GATATGCTTTTGATTACATCTTTGATTGGACCATTATGAAGTACCAGCAAGTACAAAAGAGTAGAAATCAGTCATCG CCAGCTCCAGGAGGAAGTAGCAGTCAAGCAGTGCCAATGGATATGGACAAGAATCAAG GGGGGCAATATGCCATTAACGCTCATGGTGTCGCTGACCGCATCAGAGCGGTGAATGCAGCTTCTGATGCGCGCATGAATTCTAGTTTAGCCGTTGAGAAAAACCGGTCTTCTGAAAGCATGGCATACAGAGAT TTACCATCAACTTCATTCCCTTCGCGTGAGGTCTTGAGAAAAGACGTTGAAGAGCGTGTTAGACGCGCTGAAGCTACAAACTCGAATCAAGATGGTAGTAAAACTGGTCCTTCAAGCAGATGGATTTCTCCCCTGATGCGGATTTCCTCTTCAAAGTGA
- the LOC110798736 gene encoding uncharacterized protein: MAIGDIEKMIAVGLIWGATNALMRKGAIIWDKKSLKSSPSKQSPTPLLHHRIILSLQNYLNLFLTWQYSVPLFLNLSASASFFAILGHTPISLAVPVTNATTFAATAVMGMLLGEETRLGYALFGTLFIVLGVWLCVSDLFFFMGFNCPFDLIL, translated from the coding sequence ATGGCGATCGGCGACATAGAGAAGATGATAGCAGTAGGTCTAATCTGGGGTGCAACAAATGCACTAATGCGAAAAGGCGCAATCATTTGGGACAAAAAATCACTCAAATCCTCACCATCCAAACAATCCCCAACTCCTCTCCTTCACCATCGCATAATTCTCTCTCTTCAAAACTATCTCAACCTGTTTCTAACATGGCAGTACTCAGTCCCACTCTTCCTCAATCTCTCTGCTTCCGCCTCTTTCTTCGCTATTCTTGGCCACACTCCCATCTCTCTTGCTGTTCCTGTCACCAATGCGACGACGTTTGCTGCTACTGCTGTAATGGGGATGCTTTTAGGGGAAGAAACTCGACTTGGGTATGCTTTGTTTGGTACTCTTTTTATTGTTTTGGGTGTTTGGCTTTGTGTGAGtgatctatttttttttatgggGTTTAACTGCCCTTTTGATCTAATTCTGTAA